A stretch of Anaeromyxobacter dehalogenans 2CP-1 DNA encodes these proteins:
- a CDS encoding sensor histidine kinase, which produces MPPPGHDQIQREELSRLFGQLVGARLLLVPLLVGTGAWIAWEEPAGWRRALLGGLLVPVSAFFIVEYARFRRRGGLAPGQVRLNLSVAVIAQMLLTAATGGLQSPFVYVSVLLAVIVNVFVRPPVSSWLTAFQVVAVWALAGVGAAGAAPLEIELLGGAARRAVPVGLWLHAALLTVVLVAIAFAGRAGRKVFEAIIRRALAAQQDSLRAYAERAEELTALSGEIAHELKNPLASVKGLAGLLAQGVGPGKPTERLAVLRQEVDRMQTILDGFLNFSRPLVPLVLDDCDVAALAREVAALHEGLARERGVALEARGAGVRARCDPRKVKQILVNLVQNALDASPADAAVELVATPVRGGGARILVQDRGPGLDPAVRDAAFSPGFTTKASGSGLGLTIARSLARQHGGDLVLSPRTGGGMVAELTLPATPAGAGTGALA; this is translated from the coding sequence ATGCCACCGCCCGGCCACGACCAGATCCAGCGCGAGGAGCTGTCCCGGCTGTTCGGGCAGCTCGTCGGCGCGCGCCTGCTGCTGGTGCCGCTGCTGGTCGGCACGGGCGCCTGGATCGCCTGGGAGGAGCCGGCGGGGTGGCGGCGCGCGCTGCTCGGCGGCCTGCTGGTGCCGGTCTCGGCGTTCTTCATCGTCGAGTACGCCCGCTTCCGGCGGCGCGGCGGCCTCGCGCCCGGCCAGGTCCGGCTCAACCTCTCGGTGGCGGTGATCGCGCAGATGCTGCTCACCGCGGCGACGGGCGGCCTCCAGAGCCCGTTCGTCTACGTGTCGGTGCTCCTGGCGGTGATCGTGAACGTGTTCGTCCGCCCGCCGGTGTCCTCCTGGCTCACCGCGTTCCAGGTGGTGGCCGTCTGGGCGCTCGCCGGGGTCGGCGCCGCCGGCGCGGCACCGCTCGAGATCGAGCTCCTCGGCGGGGCGGCGCGGCGGGCGGTGCCGGTGGGGCTGTGGCTGCACGCGGCGCTCCTCACCGTCGTGCTGGTGGCGATCGCCTTCGCCGGACGGGCCGGCCGCAAGGTGTTCGAGGCCATCATCCGGCGCGCGCTCGCCGCGCAGCAGGACTCGCTCCGCGCCTACGCCGAGCGCGCCGAAGAGCTGACCGCCCTCTCCGGCGAGATCGCGCACGAGCTGAAGAACCCGCTCGCCAGCGTGAAGGGGCTGGCCGGCCTGCTCGCGCAGGGGGTCGGCCCGGGCAAGCCCACCGAGCGGCTCGCGGTGCTCCGCCAGGAGGTGGACCGGATGCAGACCATCCTGGACGGCTTCCTCAACTTCTCCCGGCCGCTCGTGCCGCTCGTGCTCGACGACTGCGACGTGGCCGCGCTGGCGCGCGAGGTCGCGGCGCTGCACGAGGGGCTGGCGCGCGAGCGCGGCGTGGCGCTCGAGGCGCGCGGCGCCGGGGTCCGCGCGCGCTGCGATCCACGCAAGGTGAAGCAGATCCTGGTGAACCTGGTGCAGAACGCGCTCGACGCGAGCCCGGCGGACGCCGCGGTGGAGCTGGTGGCGACGCCGGTGCGCGGCGGCGGGGCGCGCATCCTCGTGCAGGACCGCGGCCCGGGGCTCGACCCCGCGGTGCGCGACGCCGCGTTCTCGCCCGGCTTCACCACCAAGGCGAGCGGCTCCGGGCTGGGCCTCACCATCGCCCGGTCGCTGGCGCGGCAGCACGGCGGCGACCTGGTCCTCTCCCCGCGCACGGGCGGCGGGATGGTGGCCGAGCTCACCCTGCCCGCGACCCCCGCCGGCGCGGGGACGGGAGCGCTGGCATGA
- a CDS encoding ABC-F family ATP-binding cassette domain-containing protein has translation MSLVSASRLSLAYGPKVLFDRAAFSIGPHDRIGLVGANGTGKSSLLRILAGQIAADEGDLVFRRGARVGYLPQDVSELADLPLVDAVLATVPGRAALEDRLAGAEAALAAAATAEEQLEQSQALAELHEELDHFEEHYGRRRAERILSGLGFRPGDLDRPARTFSGGWKMRAALAGLLLQAPDLLLLDEPTNHLDVPTLTWFDAFLRGTRKAVVLISHDRDFLNRQIDRVLALEPEGLRAYAGNHDDYRRQRAEEEERLLAQAERQEAKRAQLEAFIERFGAKATKARQAKSKEKLLEKMEEVQVLEHRATLRFRFAEAPRSGREVLRLEGVRKAFGPRVVYRSLDAAIQRGERVGVIGPNGAGKSTLLKLVAGELAPDGGEVKLGHGVLAGYYAQHHFERPEHPEDAAGAMRTFGTLDPDRTVLDTLWDLVPDRGEAYVRSVAGSFLFSGDDVEKRVGVLSGGERARVALAKLLLVPANLLVLDEPTNHLDLDSSEALIDALKGYDGTLLFVSHNRSFLNQLATVIWEVKDGGIVPCPGNLDDWLYHQRQLEAAGAADGAPGAAGGKGGDGAARAAPASEKERRRAEAEARNARARREKPVRDEIARLEARIAELEQDEKETTARLADPALYQDFAQAKPLIERQAAARSELETRYAEWEAAQERLQAMQEG, from the coding sequence GTGAGCCTCGTCTCCGCCAGCCGGCTGTCGCTCGCGTACGGCCCCAAGGTCCTGTTCGACCGCGCCGCCTTCTCCATCGGGCCGCACGATCGCATCGGGCTGGTGGGCGCGAACGGCACCGGCAAGTCCTCGCTGCTGCGCATCCTGGCCGGCCAGATCGCGGCGGACGAGGGGGACCTGGTGTTCCGCCGCGGCGCGCGGGTGGGCTACCTGCCGCAGGACGTGTCGGAGCTGGCGGACCTGCCGCTGGTCGACGCGGTGCTCGCCACCGTGCCCGGGCGCGCCGCGCTCGAGGACCGGCTGGCCGGCGCCGAGGCCGCGCTCGCCGCGGCGGCCACGGCCGAGGAGCAGCTCGAGCAGTCGCAGGCGCTCGCCGAGCTGCACGAGGAGCTGGACCACTTCGAGGAGCACTACGGCCGGCGCCGGGCCGAGCGGATCCTCTCGGGCCTGGGCTTCCGGCCCGGCGACCTGGACCGCCCCGCCCGCACCTTCTCCGGCGGCTGGAAGATGCGCGCGGCGCTGGCCGGGCTCCTGCTGCAGGCCCCCGACCTGCTGCTGCTCGACGAGCCCACCAACCACCTCGACGTGCCGACGCTCACCTGGTTCGACGCGTTCCTGCGCGGCACGCGCAAGGCGGTGGTGCTCATCTCGCACGACCGCGACTTCCTGAACCGGCAGATCGACCGGGTGCTGGCGCTCGAGCCGGAGGGGCTGCGCGCGTACGCCGGGAACCACGACGACTACCGCCGCCAGCGGGCCGAGGAGGAGGAGCGGCTGCTCGCGCAGGCGGAGCGGCAGGAGGCGAAGCGCGCCCAGCTCGAGGCCTTCATCGAGCGGTTCGGCGCGAAGGCCACCAAGGCGCGGCAGGCGAAGTCGAAGGAGAAGCTGCTCGAGAAGATGGAGGAGGTGCAGGTCCTCGAGCACCGCGCCACGCTGCGCTTCCGGTTCGCCGAGGCGCCGCGCTCCGGGCGCGAGGTGCTGCGGCTCGAGGGCGTGCGCAAGGCGTTCGGGCCGCGGGTGGTCTACCGCTCGCTCGACGCGGCCATCCAGCGCGGCGAGCGGGTGGGCGTGATCGGGCCGAACGGCGCGGGCAAGTCCACGCTGCTGAAGCTGGTGGCGGGCGAGCTCGCGCCGGACGGCGGCGAGGTGAAGCTCGGCCACGGCGTGCTCGCCGGCTACTACGCCCAGCACCACTTCGAGCGGCCCGAGCACCCGGAGGACGCCGCCGGCGCCATGCGCACGTTCGGCACGCTCGACCCGGACCGCACCGTGCTCGACACGCTCTGGGACCTCGTGCCGGACCGCGGCGAGGCCTACGTGCGCAGCGTGGCCGGGTCGTTCCTGTTCTCCGGCGACGACGTGGAGAAGCGGGTGGGCGTGCTCTCCGGCGGGGAGCGCGCGCGGGTGGCGCTCGCGAAGCTCCTGCTCGTGCCGGCGAACCTGCTGGTCCTCGACGAGCCCACCAACCACCTCGACCTCGACTCCTCCGAGGCGCTCATCGACGCGCTGAAGGGCTACGACGGGACGCTCCTGTTCGTCTCGCACAACCGGAGCTTCCTGAACCAGCTCGCCACGGTGATCTGGGAGGTGAAGGACGGCGGGATCGTCCCCTGCCCGGGCAACCTCGACGACTGGCTGTACCACCAGCGCCAGCTCGAGGCGGCCGGCGCCGCCGACGGCGCCCCCGGGGCGGCGGGCGGCAAGGGCGGCGACGGGGCCGCGCGGGCCGCGCCGGCCAGCGAGAAGGAGCGGCGCCGCGCCGAGGCGGAGGCGCGCAACGCGCGCGCCCGCCGCGAGAAGCCGGTCCGCGACGAGATCGCCCGCCTCGAGGCGCGCATCGCCGAGCTGGAGCAGGACGAGAAGGAGACCACCGCCCGGCTCGCCGATCCGGCGCTGTACCAGGACTTCGCGCAGGCGAAGCCGCTCATCGAGCGGCAGGCCGCCGCCCGGTCCGAGCTGGAGACGCGCTACGCCGAGTGGGAAGCCGCCCAGGAGCGGCTCCAGGCGATGCAGGAGGGCTGA
- a CDS encoding sigma-54-dependent transcriptional regulator: protein MSEQPERRGGARVLVVDDDPGVRYTLREILASEGLEVEEATDGEAALEKLGAQPCPLVLTDLRMPRLDGMALLRKITAGHPATRVVVITAHGSERQAVEAVKAGAYDYFKKPFETEELLAVVRRAVEALRLADENERLAGELALSRSMVFSSEAMRRLAVLVGRVAPRDVTVLITGESGTGKERVAEAIVRASRRAGGPFVRFNCAALSPELAEAELFGHVKGAFTGAVRSRPGLFGEADGGTILLDEVGELAAPAQGKLLRVLQEGEVRPVGDEKARTVDVRVIAATHRDLQELVRAGRFREDLYYRLDVVHLSIPPLRDRPEDIPVLARHFLERFADRFGASPLHVPPALFDRLAAHRWPGNVRELENAIEGLVALSPPDGLDLSLLPGEPAAGSPEAPAEESTPLPLKQRVEAYERGLIVDALRAARGNRSEAARRLGMSRVTLHDKLRKYGLAGGDEEAGER, encoded by the coding sequence ATGAGCGAGCAGCCGGAGCGGCGCGGCGGGGCGCGGGTGCTGGTGGTGGACGACGATCCGGGCGTCCGCTACACGCTGCGCGAGATCCTCGCGTCGGAGGGGCTGGAGGTGGAGGAGGCGACCGACGGCGAGGCGGCGCTGGAGAAGCTCGGCGCGCAGCCGTGCCCGCTCGTGCTCACCGACCTGCGCATGCCGCGCCTGGACGGCATGGCGCTGCTCCGCAAGATCACCGCCGGCCACCCGGCCACGCGCGTGGTGGTGATCACCGCGCACGGCTCGGAGCGGCAGGCGGTCGAGGCGGTGAAGGCCGGCGCCTACGACTACTTCAAGAAGCCGTTCGAGACCGAGGAGCTGCTGGCCGTGGTGCGCCGCGCGGTCGAGGCGCTGCGGCTCGCCGACGAGAACGAGCGGCTGGCCGGCGAGCTGGCCCTGTCGCGGTCGATGGTGTTCTCCTCGGAGGCCATGCGCCGGCTGGCGGTGCTGGTGGGCCGGGTGGCGCCGCGCGACGTCACCGTGCTCATCACCGGCGAGAGCGGCACCGGCAAGGAGCGCGTCGCCGAGGCCATCGTGCGCGCGTCGCGCCGGGCCGGCGGGCCGTTCGTCCGGTTCAACTGCGCCGCGCTCTCGCCGGAGCTGGCCGAGGCCGAGCTGTTCGGCCACGTGAAGGGCGCGTTCACCGGGGCGGTGCGGTCGCGGCCCGGCCTGTTCGGCGAGGCCGATGGCGGGACCATCCTGCTCGACGAGGTGGGCGAGCTGGCGGCGCCGGCGCAGGGGAAGCTCCTGCGCGTGCTGCAGGAGGGCGAGGTCCGGCCGGTGGGCGACGAGAAGGCGCGCACCGTGGACGTGCGGGTCATCGCCGCCACGCACCGCGACCTGCAGGAGCTGGTGCGCGCCGGCCGTTTCCGCGAGGACCTCTACTACCGGCTCGACGTGGTCCACCTCTCCATCCCGCCGCTCCGCGACCGCCCCGAGGACATCCCGGTGCTGGCGCGCCACTTCCTGGAGCGCTTCGCCGATCGCTTCGGCGCGTCGCCGCTGCACGTGCCGCCGGCGCTGTTCGACCGCCTGGCGGCGCACCGCTGGCCGGGCAACGTGCGCGAGCTGGAGAACGCCATCGAGGGGCTGGTGGCGCTCTCGCCGCCGGACGGCCTCGACCTGTCGCTCCTGCCGGGCGAGCCCGCCGCCGGCTCGCCCGAGGCGCCGGCGGAGGAGAGCACGCCGCTCCCGCTCAAGCAGCGCGTCGAGGCGTACGAGCGCGGGCTCATCGTGGACGCGCTGCGCGCCGCGCGCGGGAACCGGAGCGAGGCGGCGCGCCGGCTGGGCATGTCGCGCGTCACGCTGCACGACAAGCTCCGCAAGTACGGGCTCGCCGGGGGCGACGAGGAGGCGGGCGAGCGCTAG
- the pruA gene encoding L-glutamate gamma-semialdehyde dehydrogenase, protein MSNGAFRIPDPRNEPVLSYAPGTPERAALKARLAELSSREIEIPLVIGGREVRTGRIAEVRVPHRHGQRLARFHQAGPAEVQAAIEAALEARKTWSAMPPHDRAAVLLKAADLLAGPWRQTLNAATMLGQSKTPYQAEIDSACEIIDFWRWNPHFMERMHHDQPVSPPGQWNRTEYRALEGFVFAVTPFNFTSIAANLPTAPALMGNTVVWKPASSAIYSAWHVMKVLEAAGLPPGVINFVPGPGRAVGDPALGSADLAGLHFTGSTGVFQQMWRTIGENLPRYHGYPRIVGETGGKDFVFVHPSADVDASATALVRGAFEYQGQKCSAASRAYVPESLWPQLRERLLGMVAEIKMGEVEDFTTFMGAVIDRGAFDSIRKHIGVARASSQAKILAGGGCDDSKGFFVEPTVIETVNPHFKLMEEEIFGPVLTVYVYADIRLDEALELCSTTSPYGLTGAIFARDRDAVADLTRRLADTAGNFYVNDKPTGAVVGQQPFGGARASGTNDKAGSIANLYRWVSIRSIKETFDPAVRFEYPYMRER, encoded by the coding sequence ATGTCGAACGGCGCTTTCCGCATCCCCGATCCCCGCAACGAGCCGGTCCTCTCCTACGCGCCCGGCACCCCCGAGCGCGCCGCGCTGAAGGCGCGCCTCGCCGAGCTGTCCTCGCGGGAGATCGAGATCCCGCTGGTCATCGGCGGGCGCGAGGTGCGCACGGGGCGCATCGCCGAGGTGCGCGTGCCGCACCGCCACGGCCAGCGCCTGGCGCGCTTCCACCAGGCCGGGCCCGCCGAGGTCCAGGCCGCCATCGAGGCGGCGCTCGAGGCGCGCAAGACCTGGTCCGCCATGCCGCCGCACGATCGCGCCGCCGTGCTGCTCAAGGCCGCCGACCTGCTGGCCGGCCCGTGGCGCCAGACGCTGAACGCCGCCACCATGCTGGGCCAGTCGAAGACGCCCTACCAGGCGGAGATCGACTCCGCCTGCGAGATCATCGACTTCTGGCGCTGGAACCCGCACTTCATGGAGCGGATGCACCACGACCAGCCGGTCTCGCCGCCCGGCCAGTGGAACCGCACCGAGTACCGCGCGCTGGAGGGCTTCGTCTTCGCGGTCACGCCCTTCAACTTCACCTCCATCGCGGCGAACCTGCCCACCGCGCCGGCGCTCATGGGCAACACGGTGGTGTGGAAGCCGGCCTCGAGCGCGATCTACTCGGCCTGGCACGTGATGAAGGTGCTGGAGGCGGCCGGCCTGCCCCCCGGCGTCATCAACTTCGTGCCCGGCCCCGGCCGCGCGGTGGGCGATCCCGCGCTCGGCAGCGCCGACCTCGCCGGGCTGCACTTCACCGGCTCGACCGGCGTGTTCCAGCAGATGTGGCGCACCATCGGCGAGAACCTGCCGCGCTACCACGGGTACCCGCGCATCGTGGGCGAGACCGGCGGCAAGGACTTCGTGTTCGTGCACCCCTCCGCCGACGTGGACGCGTCCGCCACCGCGCTCGTCCGCGGCGCGTTCGAGTACCAGGGCCAGAAGTGCTCGGCCGCCTCGCGCGCCTACGTGCCGGAGAGCCTCTGGCCGCAGCTCCGCGAGCGGCTGCTCGGCATGGTGGCCGAGATCAAGATGGGCGAGGTGGAGGACTTCACCACGTTCATGGGCGCGGTCATCGACCGCGGTGCGTTCGACTCGATCCGCAAGCACATCGGCGTGGCGCGCGCGTCGTCCCAGGCCAAGATCCTGGCGGGCGGCGGCTGCGACGACTCGAAGGGCTTCTTCGTCGAGCCCACCGTCATCGAGACGGTGAACCCGCACTTCAAGCTCATGGAGGAGGAGATCTTCGGGCCGGTGCTGACCGTGTACGTCTACGCGGACATCCGCCTCGACGAGGCGCTCGAGCTCTGCTCCACCACGTCGCCGTACGGGCTCACCGGCGCGATCTTCGCCCGCGATCGCGACGCGGTGGCCGACCTCACCCGGCGCCTCGCCGACACGGCCGGCAACTTCTACGTGAACGACAAGCCGACCGGCGCGGTGGTCGGCCAGCAGCCGTTCGGCGGCGCGCGCGCCTCCGGCACCAACGACAAGGCCGGCAGCATCGCGAACCTGTACCGCTGGGTCTCGATTCGCTCGATCAAGGAGACGTTCGACCCGGCGGTCCGCTTCGAGTACCCGTACATGCGCGAGAGGTAG
- the tpx gene encoding thiol peroxidase: MAQVTLKGNPIHTNGELPAVGAKAPDFTLTTGELKDVTLAEWKGKRKILNIVPSLDTAVCATSTRKFNENAGKLPNTVVLVVSADLPFAQKRFCTTEGLQNVVPLSLVRGKHMAKDYGVLLQDGPLAGLTARAVVVLDESDKVVYRQLVPEIGQEPDYDAALAAAKQ, encoded by the coding sequence ATGGCCCAGGTGACGCTGAAGGGGAACCCGATCCACACGAACGGCGAGCTGCCCGCCGTCGGCGCCAAGGCGCCGGACTTCACCCTCACCACCGGCGAGCTGAAGGACGTCACGCTGGCCGAGTGGAAGGGCAAGCGGAAGATCCTGAACATCGTCCCCAGCCTCGACACCGCGGTGTGCGCGACCTCCACCCGCAAGTTCAACGAGAACGCGGGCAAGCTCCCCAACACCGTGGTGCTGGTCGTCTCCGCCGACCTGCCGTTCGCGCAGAAGCGCTTCTGCACCACGGAGGGCCTGCAGAACGTGGTCCCGCTCTCGCTCGTCCGCGGGAAGCACATGGCGAAGGACTACGGCGTGCTGCTCCAGGACGGCCCGCTGGCCGGCCTCACCGCCCGCGCGGTGGTGGTGCTCGACGAGTCCGACAAGGTCGTCTACCGGCAGCTCGTCCCGGAGATCGGGCAGGAGCCCGACTACGACGCCGCGCTCGCCGCGGCGAAGCAGTAG
- a CDS encoding RecQ family ATP-dependent DNA helicase, with protein sequence MASDADSRAPALREVEDEVRDLARAAEVDAPADPAARRRCAERLEALRERWREAPALFGPDTVERLRAVAVALARAPAAAPPAPGAARALLQEVFGHAAFRPGQQEIVDAVVAGRDCIGVMPTGAGKSLTYQIPARLLGGTTLVVSPLIALMKDQVDAMARVGLRSAFLNSTLSPEERRERVRALRRGELELLYAAPEGLEASVGDALEGTALSLIAVDEAHCISHWGHDFRPAYRNLAGLKARFRAPVLALTATATREVVRDIAGQLGMADPLVVRGSFLRRNLRISAVKKGEGVRTRDALLRLVRARRGQSGIVYALSRRSVEETAELLRDHGVRAGAYHAGLEPDVRARVQDEFQSGALEVVVATVAFGMGIDKPDIRFVIHRDLPRSVEAYYQEIGRAGRDGAQSDCVLFYSWADVMSWDRLLDDAEPEVAEVQRRMARSMFRLADEDGCRHERLVGWFGERIDPCGDACDRCTGEDVLASAPALPRGARERRGGERARREGAGRGRTRAEPVETAEADVELFEALRAWRAGEAKERGVPAYVVFSDATLAEIALQRPAAEDALLDVKGVGPRKLEEFGAALLALVRAHRS encoded by the coding sequence TTGGCCAGCGACGCCGACAGCCGCGCCCCCGCGCTCCGGGAGGTGGAGGACGAGGTCCGGGATCTCGCCCGCGCGGCCGAGGTGGACGCGCCGGCGGATCCGGCGGCGCGACGGCGCTGCGCGGAGCGGCTCGAGGCGCTGCGGGAGCGGTGGCGCGAGGCGCCGGCGCTGTTCGGGCCGGACACGGTGGAGCGGCTGCGCGCGGTGGCCGTCGCGCTGGCCCGCGCCCCGGCGGCCGCGCCGCCCGCGCCCGGCGCGGCCCGGGCCCTGCTGCAGGAGGTGTTCGGCCACGCCGCCTTCCGCCCCGGCCAGCAGGAGATCGTGGACGCGGTGGTGGCCGGGCGCGACTGCATCGGCGTCATGCCCACCGGCGCCGGCAAGTCGCTCACCTACCAGATCCCGGCGCGGCTGCTGGGCGGGACCACGCTCGTCGTCTCGCCGCTCATCGCGCTCATGAAGGACCAGGTGGACGCCATGGCGCGGGTGGGCCTGCGCTCCGCGTTCCTCAACTCGACGCTCTCGCCGGAGGAGCGGCGCGAGCGGGTCCGGGCGCTCCGGCGCGGCGAGCTGGAGCTGCTCTACGCGGCGCCCGAGGGGCTGGAGGCGTCCGTCGGCGACGCGCTGGAGGGCACCGCGCTCTCGCTCATCGCGGTGGACGAGGCCCACTGCATCAGCCACTGGGGCCACGACTTCCGCCCCGCCTACCGCAACCTGGCCGGGCTGAAGGCCCGCTTCCGCGCGCCGGTGCTGGCGCTCACCGCCACCGCCACCCGCGAGGTGGTGCGCGACATCGCCGGCCAGCTCGGCATGGCCGACCCGCTGGTCGTCCGCGGCTCGTTCCTCCGCCGCAACCTGCGCATCTCCGCGGTGAAGAAGGGCGAGGGGGTGCGCACCCGCGACGCGCTGCTGCGCCTGGTGCGCGCGCGCCGCGGGCAGAGCGGCATCGTGTACGCGCTCTCCCGGCGGTCGGTGGAGGAGACCGCCGAGCTGCTCCGCGACCACGGGGTGCGCGCCGGCGCGTACCACGCCGGCCTCGAGCCGGACGTGCGCGCGCGGGTGCAGGACGAGTTCCAGTCCGGCGCGCTCGAGGTGGTCGTGGCGACGGTGGCGTTCGGCATGGGGATCGACAAGCCGGACATCCGCTTCGTCATCCACCGCGACCTGCCGCGCTCCGTCGAGGCGTACTACCAGGAGATCGGCCGCGCCGGCCGCGACGGCGCGCAGAGCGACTGCGTGCTCTTCTACTCGTGGGCCGACGTGATGAGCTGGGACCGGCTCCTCGACGACGCCGAGCCGGAGGTCGCCGAGGTGCAGCGGCGCATGGCGCGCTCCATGTTCCGCCTGGCCGACGAGGACGGCTGCCGGCACGAGCGGCTGGTGGGCTGGTTCGGGGAGCGGATCGACCCCTGCGGCGACGCCTGCGACCGGTGCACCGGCGAGGACGTGCTCGCCTCGGCGCCGGCGCTGCCGCGCGGCGCCCGCGAGCGGCGGGGCGGCGAGCGCGCGCGCCGCGAGGGGGCGGGCCGGGGGCGGACGCGCGCCGAGCCGGTCGAGACCGCCGAGGCGGACGTGGAGCTGTTCGAGGCGCTCCGCGCCTGGCGCGCCGGCGAGGCGAAGGAGCGCGGCGTCCCGGCCTACGTGGTGTTCTCCGACGCGACGCTGGCGGAGATCGCGCTCCAGCGCCCCGCCGCCGAGGACGCGCTGCTGGACGTGAAGGGCGTCGGGCCGCGCAAGCTGGAGGAGTTCGGCGCCGCGCTGCTCGCGCTGGTGCGCGCGCACCGCTCATAG
- a CDS encoding ABC transporter permease, with product MISLGLRTLFAKEVRRFLRVPGQTLLSPLVTTTLYFVVFGYSLGARLADVEGVPYARFIVPGLVTLGVVTNAYLNSASSLFVMKLQGTMVDLLVSPLSYGEVLAGFMGAAVVRGILVGGVMWVVAGLFGGFQLAHPLTAVALLVLVAVVFAALGVVTAIWASTFEQVNFFPTFFITPLTFLGGVFYSIEMLPPALRRLTALNPIFYMVDGVRFGMLGISDAAPWVGAAMLALLAAISVGGAYALLRSGYKLRG from the coding sequence ATGATCTCCCTGGGACTGCGGACGCTGTTCGCGAAGGAGGTGCGCCGGTTCCTGCGCGTACCGGGGCAGACCCTGCTCTCGCCGCTCGTGACCACCACGCTCTACTTCGTGGTGTTCGGCTACTCGCTGGGCGCCCGCCTCGCCGACGTCGAGGGCGTGCCCTACGCGCGCTTCATCGTGCCCGGCCTGGTGACGCTGGGCGTGGTCACGAACGCCTACCTCAACAGCGCCTCGTCGCTGTTCGTGATGAAGCTGCAGGGCACCATGGTGGACCTGCTCGTCTCGCCGCTCTCCTACGGCGAGGTGCTGGCCGGCTTCATGGGCGCGGCGGTGGTGCGCGGCATCCTGGTGGGCGGGGTGATGTGGGTGGTGGCCGGCCTGTTCGGTGGGTTCCAGCTCGCGCACCCGCTCACGGCGGTGGCGCTGCTGGTGCTCGTCGCGGTCGTGTTCGCCGCGCTCGGCGTCGTCACGGCCATCTGGGCCAGCACGTTCGAGCAGGTGAACTTCTTCCCGACGTTCTTCATCACGCCGCTCACGTTCCTGGGCGGCGTCTTCTACTCGATCGAGATGCTCCCGCCGGCGCTCCGGCGGCTCACCGCGCTCAACCCGATCTTCTACATGGTGGACGGGGTGCGGTTCGGGATGCTCGGGATCTCCGACGCCGCTCCATGGGTGGGGGCGGCGATGCTGGCGCTGCTGGCCGCGATCTCGGTGGGCGGCGCGTACGCGCTCCTCCGGTCCGGCTACAAGCTGAGGGGCTGA
- a CDS encoding ABC transporter ATP-binding protein — MEPVVEIRGVRKQFGGLTALERVDLEIRAGEIFALLGPNGAGKTTLISIISGLLRATEGEVRVLGKDVVRDYRDTRRAIGLVPQEINFDPFFTVEETLRIQAGYFGVPLAEERLVEILRALDLLGKRSVNSRALSGGMKRRLLIGKALVHDPKVLFLDEPTAGVDVELRRSLWEYVRTLRARGTTVVLTTHYLEEAEELADRVGVIDRGRLLALEGKAELLRQHGAKTLRLVLDVPRAVVPPSLAALGGKLEEGGAAVAVEVPAGEGFGPALRAAAAAGLGVKDVETRRTTLEDVFVRLLAGGQARGDR; from the coding sequence ATGGAACCCGTCGTGGAGATCCGCGGGGTCCGCAAGCAGTTCGGCGGGCTGACCGCGCTGGAGCGCGTGGACCTCGAGATCCGCGCCGGCGAGATCTTCGCCCTGCTCGGCCCGAACGGCGCCGGCAAGACCACCCTCATCTCGATCATCTCCGGCCTGCTCCGGGCCACCGAGGGCGAGGTGCGCGTGCTGGGCAAGGACGTGGTGCGCGACTACCGCGACACCCGCCGCGCCATCGGCCTCGTCCCGCAGGAGATCAACTTCGACCCGTTCTTCACGGTGGAGGAGACGCTCCGCATCCAGGCCGGCTACTTCGGCGTGCCGCTCGCCGAGGAGCGGCTGGTGGAGATCCTCCGCGCGCTCGACCTGCTCGGGAAGCGCAGCGTGAACAGCCGCGCGCTCTCCGGCGGCATGAAGCGCCGCCTCCTCATCGGCAAGGCGCTGGTGCACGACCCGAAGGTCCTGTTCCTGGACGAGCCCACCGCCGGGGTGGACGTCGAGCTGCGCCGTTCGCTCTGGGAGTACGTGCGCACGCTGCGCGCCCGCGGGACCACGGTGGTCCTCACCACGCACTACCTCGAGGAGGCGGAGGAGCTGGCCGACCGCGTGGGCGTGATCGACCGCGGCCGCCTCCTGGCGCTGGAGGGCAAGGCCGAGCTGCTCCGCCAGCACGGCGCGAAGACGCTGCGGCTGGTGCTGGACGTGCCGCGCGCGGTGGTCCCGCCCTCGCTGGCGGCGCTGGGCGGCAAGCTGGAGGAGGGCGGCGCGGCGGTGGCGGTGGAGGTACCGGCCGGCGAGGGGTTCGGCCCGGCGCTGCGCGCCGCGGCCGCGGCAGGCCTGGGGGTGAAGGACGTGGAGACCCGGCGCACCACGCTCGAGGACGTGTTCGTCCGGCTCCTGGCCGGTGGACAGGCGCGGGGGGACCGATGA